A DNA window from Pyrus communis chromosome 3, drPyrComm1.1, whole genome shotgun sequence contains the following coding sequences:
- the LOC137727860 gene encoding serine carboxypeptidase-like 42 isoform X2, translating into MGRCWFSGVLIVLGCVWLVLLGAVEGYPAEDLVVSLPGQPSVGFKQYAGYVDVDVKAGRSLFYYFVEADEQPDKKPLTLWLNGGPGCSSVGGGAFTELGPFYPTGDGRGLRRNPMSWNRASNLLFVESPAGVGWSYSNTSSDYDSGDASTARDMHTFLMEWYEKFPTFRSRELFLTGESYAGHYIPQLAIAILDHNKQSTGFKFNLKGVALGNPLLRLDRDAPATYEYFWSHGMISDETGLTIMNECDFDDYVLGNPHNVSHQCNKAISQANQIVGEYINNYDVILDVCYPSIVEQELRLRKMVPSILLFFQKVLHANRTNLPYPWSMCSRVLNYSDTDGSINILPLLTRIVQNQIPVWVFSGDQDSVVPLLGSRTLVRELAHDLKFPITVPYGAWFHKGQVGGWATEYGNLLTFATVRGAAHMVPYAQPSRALHLFSAFVRGRRLPNTAHPSIDE; encoded by the exons ATGGGCAGGTGTTGGTTTAGTGGGGTTTTGATTGTGTTGGGGTGTGTGTGGTTGGTGCTGCTTGGTGCAGTGGAGGGATACCCAGCTGAGGATCTGGTGGTGAGTCTGCCTGGTCAACCAAGTGTTGGGTTCAAGCAGTATGCTGGGTATGTTGATGTGGATGTGAAAGCTGGGAGGAGCTTGTTTTACTACTTTGTTGAAGCAGATGAGCAGCCTGACAAGAAGCCCCTCACTCTTTGGCTCAATGGAG GTCCAGGTTGTTCCTCCGTTGGCGGAGGTGCCTTTACCGAGCTGGGTCCATTTTATCCAACAGGTGACGGTAGAGGCCTCCGGAGAAATCCAATGTCATGGAACAGAG CATCAAATCTCCTTTTTGTTGAGTCTCCTGCTGGAGTAGGATGGTCATACTCGAATACAAGTTCGGATTATGACTCTGGGGATGCCTCAACTG CAAGGGATATGCACACATTCTTGATGGAATGGTATGAGAAGTTTCCAACTTTCAGATCGCGAGAGTTGTTTCTTACCGGAGAAAGCTATGCAG GGCACTACATACCGCAATTGGCTATTGCCATATTGGACCATAATAAACAATCAACTGGTTTCAAGTTCAATCTCAAAGGGGTTGCT CTTGGGAATCCACTGCTGAGACTTGATCGTGATGCTCCGGCAACATATGAATACTTTTGGTCTCATGGAATGATTTCTGATGAAACTGGCCTTACTATCATGAACGAATGCGATTTTGACGATTATGTCTTGGGAAATCCTCACAATGTAAGCCATCAATGCAACAAAGCAATATCTCAAGCCAATCAGATAGTTGGTGAGTACATAAACAATTACGACGTGATTCTTGATGTTTGTTATCCATCTATAGTGGAGCAAGAGTTGAGACTGCGGAAAATGGTACCCTCTAtacttctttttt TTCAGAAAGTCCTTCATGCAAATCGTACAAACTTGCCTTATCCATGGAGTATGTGCAGTCG CGTTCTTAATTACAGCGATACAGATGGTAGCATTAACATCCTTCCCTTGCTCACAAGGATAGTTCAAAACCAAATACCCGTTTGGGTTTTCAG TGGGGATCAAGATTCCGTTGTACCATTATTGGGTTCTCGGACACTGGTGCGTGAACTAGCACATGACCTAAAGTTCCCGATAACAGTCCCATACGGAGCTTGGTTCCACAAAGGCCAG GTGGGCGGTTGGGCTACAGAGTACGGAAATTTGTTGACGTTTGCCACAGTAAGGGGGGCTGCTCATATGGTACCCTATGCTCAACCTTCAAGAGCACTGCACCTCTTCAGTGCATTTGTTCGTGGTCGGAGACTGCCCAACACAGCGCATCCTTCCATTGACGAGTAA
- the LOC137727860 gene encoding serine carboxypeptidase-like 42 isoform X3, with protein sequence MGRCWFSGVLIVLGCVWLVLLGAVEGYPAEDLVVSLPGQPSVGFKQYAGYVDVDVKAGRSLFYYFVEADEQPDKKPLTLWLNGGPGCSSVGGGAFTELGPFYPTGDGRGLRRNPMSWNRASNLLFVESPAGVGWSYSNTSSDYDSGDASTARDMHTFLMEWYEKFPTFRSRELFLTGESYAGHYIPQLAIAILDHNKQSTGFKFNLKGVALGNPLLRLDRDAPATYEYFWSHGMISDETGLTIMNECDFDDYVLGNPHNVSHQCNKAISQANQIVGEYINNYDVILDVCYPSIVEQELRLRKMKVLHANRTNLPYPWSMCSRVLNYSDTDGSINILPLLTRIVQNQIPVWVFSGDQDSVVPLLGSRTLVRELAHDLKFPITVPYGAWFHKGQVGGWATEYGNLLTFATVRGAAHMVPYAQPSRALHLFSAFVRGRRLPNTAHPSIDE encoded by the exons ATGGGCAGGTGTTGGTTTAGTGGGGTTTTGATTGTGTTGGGGTGTGTGTGGTTGGTGCTGCTTGGTGCAGTGGAGGGATACCCAGCTGAGGATCTGGTGGTGAGTCTGCCTGGTCAACCAAGTGTTGGGTTCAAGCAGTATGCTGGGTATGTTGATGTGGATGTGAAAGCTGGGAGGAGCTTGTTTTACTACTTTGTTGAAGCAGATGAGCAGCCTGACAAGAAGCCCCTCACTCTTTGGCTCAATGGAG GTCCAGGTTGTTCCTCCGTTGGCGGAGGTGCCTTTACCGAGCTGGGTCCATTTTATCCAACAGGTGACGGTAGAGGCCTCCGGAGAAATCCAATGTCATGGAACAGAG CATCAAATCTCCTTTTTGTTGAGTCTCCTGCTGGAGTAGGATGGTCATACTCGAATACAAGTTCGGATTATGACTCTGGGGATGCCTCAACTG CAAGGGATATGCACACATTCTTGATGGAATGGTATGAGAAGTTTCCAACTTTCAGATCGCGAGAGTTGTTTCTTACCGGAGAAAGCTATGCAG GGCACTACATACCGCAATTGGCTATTGCCATATTGGACCATAATAAACAATCAACTGGTTTCAAGTTCAATCTCAAAGGGGTTGCT CTTGGGAATCCACTGCTGAGACTTGATCGTGATGCTCCGGCAACATATGAATACTTTTGGTCTCATGGAATGATTTCTGATGAAACTGGCCTTACTATCATGAACGAATGCGATTTTGACGATTATGTCTTGGGAAATCCTCACAATGTAAGCCATCAATGCAACAAAGCAATATCTCAAGCCAATCAGATAGTTGGTGAGTACATAAACAATTACGACGTGATTCTTGATGTTTGTTATCCATCTATAGTGGAGCAAGAGTTGAGACTGCGGAAAATG AAAGTCCTTCATGCAAATCGTACAAACTTGCCTTATCCATGGAGTATGTGCAGTCG CGTTCTTAATTACAGCGATACAGATGGTAGCATTAACATCCTTCCCTTGCTCACAAGGATAGTTCAAAACCAAATACCCGTTTGGGTTTTCAG TGGGGATCAAGATTCCGTTGTACCATTATTGGGTTCTCGGACACTGGTGCGTGAACTAGCACATGACCTAAAGTTCCCGATAACAGTCCCATACGGAGCTTGGTTCCACAAAGGCCAG GTGGGCGGTTGGGCTACAGAGTACGGAAATTTGTTGACGTTTGCCACAGTAAGGGGGGCTGCTCATATGGTACCCTATGCTCAACCTTCAAGAGCACTGCACCTCTTCAGTGCATTTGTTCGTGGTCGGAGACTGCCCAACACAGCGCATCCTTCCATTGACGAGTAA
- the LOC137727860 gene encoding serine carboxypeptidase-like 42 isoform X1 has translation MGRCWFSGVLIVLGCVWLVLLGAVEGYPAEDLVVSLPGQPSVGFKQYAGYVDVDVKAGRSLFYYFVEADEQPDKKPLTLWLNGGPGCSSVGGGAFTELGPFYPTGDGRGLRRNPMSWNRASNLLFVESPAGVGWSYSNTSSDYDSGDASTARDMHTFLMEWYEKFPTFRSRELFLTGESYAGHYIPQLAIAILDHNKQSTGFKFNLKGVALGNPLLRLDRDAPATYEYFWSHGMISDETGLTIMNECDFDDYVLGNPHNVSHQCNKAISQANQIVGEYINNYDVILDVCYPSIVEQELRLRKMATKISVGVDVCMTFERRFYLNLPEVQKVLHANRTNLPYPWSMCSRVLNYSDTDGSINILPLLTRIVQNQIPVWVFSGDQDSVVPLLGSRTLVRELAHDLKFPITVPYGAWFHKGQVGGWATEYGNLLTFATVRGAAHMVPYAQPSRALHLFSAFVRGRRLPNTAHPSIDE, from the exons ATGGGCAGGTGTTGGTTTAGTGGGGTTTTGATTGTGTTGGGGTGTGTGTGGTTGGTGCTGCTTGGTGCAGTGGAGGGATACCCAGCTGAGGATCTGGTGGTGAGTCTGCCTGGTCAACCAAGTGTTGGGTTCAAGCAGTATGCTGGGTATGTTGATGTGGATGTGAAAGCTGGGAGGAGCTTGTTTTACTACTTTGTTGAAGCAGATGAGCAGCCTGACAAGAAGCCCCTCACTCTTTGGCTCAATGGAG GTCCAGGTTGTTCCTCCGTTGGCGGAGGTGCCTTTACCGAGCTGGGTCCATTTTATCCAACAGGTGACGGTAGAGGCCTCCGGAGAAATCCAATGTCATGGAACAGAG CATCAAATCTCCTTTTTGTTGAGTCTCCTGCTGGAGTAGGATGGTCATACTCGAATACAAGTTCGGATTATGACTCTGGGGATGCCTCAACTG CAAGGGATATGCACACATTCTTGATGGAATGGTATGAGAAGTTTCCAACTTTCAGATCGCGAGAGTTGTTTCTTACCGGAGAAAGCTATGCAG GGCACTACATACCGCAATTGGCTATTGCCATATTGGACCATAATAAACAATCAACTGGTTTCAAGTTCAATCTCAAAGGGGTTGCT CTTGGGAATCCACTGCTGAGACTTGATCGTGATGCTCCGGCAACATATGAATACTTTTGGTCTCATGGAATGATTTCTGATGAAACTGGCCTTACTATCATGAACGAATGCGATTTTGACGATTATGTCTTGGGAAATCCTCACAATGTAAGCCATCAATGCAACAAAGCAATATCTCAAGCCAATCAGATAGTTGGTGAGTACATAAACAATTACGACGTGATTCTTGATGTTTGTTATCCATCTATAGTGGAGCAAGAGTTGAGACTGCGGAAAATG GCTACTAAGATAAGTGTTGGAGTTGATGTATGTATGACATTTGAAAGACGTTTTTATTTGAACCTTCCCGAAGTTCAGAAAGTCCTTCATGCAAATCGTACAAACTTGCCTTATCCATGGAGTATGTGCAGTCG CGTTCTTAATTACAGCGATACAGATGGTAGCATTAACATCCTTCCCTTGCTCACAAGGATAGTTCAAAACCAAATACCCGTTTGGGTTTTCAG TGGGGATCAAGATTCCGTTGTACCATTATTGGGTTCTCGGACACTGGTGCGTGAACTAGCACATGACCTAAAGTTCCCGATAACAGTCCCATACGGAGCTTGGTTCCACAAAGGCCAG GTGGGCGGTTGGGCTACAGAGTACGGAAATTTGTTGACGTTTGCCACAGTAAGGGGGGCTGCTCATATGGTACCCTATGCTCAACCTTCAAGAGCACTGCACCTCTTCAGTGCATTTGTTCGTGGTCGGAGACTGCCCAACACAGCGCATCCTTCCATTGACGAGTAA
- the LOC137729818 gene encoding pentatricopeptide repeat-containing protein At3g09040, mitochondrial, protein MPLRPPPSKALHSFHRKHSLSTFPSESVCQDGDPDSHYTHLLQMCLQQCKYIKAHKVFDEMPERLLAHASRTCKTIHARSLKIGIASKGFLGNAILGFYAKCGNVGCAKKAFNCLESKDVFAWNSVLSMYSSKGLVEQVVRLFGSMWNDRVMPNEFTFAMVLSACARLVDVEYGRQVHCGVIKMGFELSSFCEGALIDMYAKGNCISDARQIFDGVLELDTVAWTTMISGYAQAGLLEEALKVFKEMQRVGGFLDQVGFVTVINACVGLGRLDDACELFSQMPSPNVVAWNVMISGHAKRGNEEEAVNFFLRMRKAGEKPTRSTLGSVLSAIASLAALDIGLLVHDMAIKLGLDSNVYVGSSLINMYAKCDKMDSSKKIFDYLPEKNVVLWNAMLGGYAQNGYASEVIELFSNMKGCGLCPDEFTYTSILSACSSLEYLKMGCQLHSHIIKNQLASNLYVGNALVDMYAKSRDLKEARKQFELIRDRDNISWNVIIVGYVQEENEDEAFSMFRRMNMHGIVPDEVSLASILSACANVQALKIGQQVHSLSVKNGLETSLYSGSSLIDMYSKCGVIEDARKAFYYMPHWSVVSVNALIAGFGYSNLEEAVNLLHEMQDIGLNPTEITFSILLDACSGPVMLTVGRQIHSIVLKKGLLCDGDLLGVSLLGMYMNSQGKIDATILFSEFPRPKSKILWTAMISGLSQNDCSEEALQLYREMRSDNALPDQATFASVLRACAVISSLKNGREIHALIFHTGFDLDELTCSALVDMYAKCGDMESSVHVFKEMGTKNSVISWNSMIVGFAKNGYAEDALKIFDEMRHFHILPDDVTFLGVLTACSHAGKVAEGRQIYDSMVNRYSIQPRVDHVACMVDLLGRWGSLKEAEELLDRLNSEPSAMIWATLLGACRLHGDYIRGQHAAEKLIELEPQNSSTYVLLCNIHAASGNWDAASSLRREMKEKKLTKVPGCSWIVVGQTTNLFVAGDKSHPNASEIIAALKYLAAVMKEEGYVDETDSIFNEEE, encoded by the coding sequence ATGCCTCTCAGACCTCCTCCCTCCAAAGCCTTACACTCCTTCCACCGAAAGCACAGCCTCTCGACTTTTCCATCCGAGTCGGTCTGCCAAGATGGAGACCCTGACTCCCATTACACCCACCTCTTGCAGATGTGTTTGCAGCAATGCAAGTATATCAAAGCCCACAAGGTGTTCGACGAAATGCCTGAGAGGCTGCTGGCTCATGCTTCCAGAACCTGCAAGACTATCCACGCCCGCAGCTTGAAAATTGGCATTGCGTCCAAAGGGTTTCTGGGAAATGCCATTCTGGGTTTTTATGCCAAGTGTGGTAATGTGGGATGTGCCAAGAAGGCATTTAACTGCCTTGAAAGCAAGGATGTGTTTGCTTGGAACTCGGTTTTGTCAATGTATTCAAGTAAGGGATTGGTGGAACAGGTTGTTAGGTTGTTCGGGTCGATGTGGAATGACAGGGTAATGCCGAACGAGTTCACTTTCGCAATGGTTTTGTCTGCTTGTGCGAGATTGGTGGATGTTGAATATGGTAGGCAAGTTCATTGTGGTGTTATTAAGATGGGGTTCGAGTTGAGTTCATTTTGTGAAGGTGCACTCATTGATATGTATGCCAAGGGCAATTGTATAAGTGATGCTCGACAGATATTTGATGGTGTGTTGGAGTTGGATACAGTGGCTTGGACAACAATGATTTCAGGGTATGCCCAAGCTGGCTTGCTTGAGGAGGCACTTAAAGTGTTTAAGGAGATGCAGAGAGTTGGCGGTTTTCTGGACCAGGTAGGTTTTGTGACTGTCATAAATGCGTGTGTTGGTCTAGGTAGGCtagatgatgcatgtgagttgttTTCCCAGATGCCCAGTCCTAATGTTGTAGCGTGGAATGTGATGATTTCTGGGCATGCCAAGAGAGGCAATGAGGAGGAAGCTGTTAACTTTTTCTTGAGAATGAGGAAAGCTGGCGAAAAACCAACGAGATCCACACTAGGAAGTGTTTTAAGCGCAATTGCTAGTTTAGCTGCTCTAGACATTGGCTTGCTAGTTCATGATATGGCAATAAAACTGGGGTTAGATTCTAATGTTTATGTGGGAAGTTCTTTAATCAATATGTACGCCAAGTGTGATAAGATGGATTCTTCGAAGAAAATATTCGATTATCTACCTGAGAAAAATGTTGTCTTGTGGAATGCAATGCTTGGGGGTTATGCACAAAATGGGTATGCCAGTGAAGTAATAGAATTGTTTTCCAATATGAAGGGGTGTGGTCTTTGCCCTGATGAATTTACGTACACTAGCATTCTTAGCGCATGCTCTAGCTTGGAATATCTAAAAATGGGCTGTCAGTTGCATTCACATATCATCAAGAATCAACTTGCATCAAATTTATATGTGGGAAATGCATTGGTTGATATGTATGCTAAATCAAGGGATCTGAAGGAAGCAAGGAAACAATTTGAGCTCATAAGAGATCGAGACAATATTTCTTGGAATGTAATTATTGTTGGGTACGTACAGGAAGAAAACGAAGATGAGGCTTTCAGTATGTTTCGAAGAATGAATATGCATGGAATTGTGCCTGATGAAGTGTCTTTAGCAAGTATATTAAGTGCATGTGCAAATGTTCAAGCACTAAAGATCGGACAACAAGTCCACAGTCTCTCAGTTAAAAATGGTCTGGAAACAAGCCTTTATTCTGGTAGTTCCCTTATTGACATGTATTCCAAATGTGGGGTCATTGAGGATGCACGTAAAGCTTTCTACTATATGCCCCACTGGAGTGTAGTCTCCGTGAATGCTCTAATTGCTGGTTTTGGTTATAGCAACTTGGAAGAAGCAGTAAATTTGCTTCATGAGATGCAGGACATAGGATTGAATCCAACTGAAATTACTTTTTCAATCCTTTTAGATGCATGTAGTGGGCCTGTGATGTTAACAGTGGGAAGGCAAATCCACAGCATAGTACTAAAGAAAGGGCTTTTGTGTGATGGTGACTTATTGGGTGTCTCTCTCTTAGGCATGTACATGAACTCCCAAGGCAAAATAGATGCAACTATTCTTTTCTCGGAATTCCCAAGGCCAAAAAGCAAAATATTATGGACCGCTATGATCTCAGGACTCAGTCAAAATGATTGTAGCGAGGAGGCGTTACAGTTGTATCGAGAAATGCGTAGCGATAATGCCCTACCTGACCAAGCAACATTTGCCAGTGTTCTTCGAGCATGTGCTGTCATTTCTTCTTTGAAAAATGGTAGAGAGATCCATGCCCTCATTTTTCATACCGGTTTTGATCTGGATGAGTTAACTTGTAGTGCCCTCGTAGACATGTATGCTAAATGTGGGGATATGGAAAGTTCTGTGCatgtttttaaagaaatggGTACTAAAAATAGTGTCATTTCTTGGAACTCAATGATAGTTGGGTTTGCTAAAAATGGTTATGCAGAAGATGCATTGAAGATCTTTGACGAGATGAGACACTTTCATATTTTGCCTGACGATGTCACATTCCTCGGTGTTCTCACTGCATGTAGTCATGCAGGGAAGGTAGCTGAAGGCCGACAGATATATGATTCTATGGTTAATAGGTATAGTATCCAACCCAGGGTCGATCATGTTGCCTGCATGGTTGATCTTCTAGGCCGATGGGGCTCTCTTAAAGAAGCAGAGGAACTTCTTGACAGACTAAATTCAGAACCAAGTGCTATGATTTGGGCCACATTACTTGGTGCTTGCAGATTACATGGAGATTACATAAGGGGACAGCATGCGGCTGAGAAACTCATTGAGTTAGAACCGCAAAATTCTTCAACATATGTGCTGCTTTGTAATATACATGCTGCATCAGGAAACTGGGATGCGGCTAGTTCTTTGAGGagagaaatgaaagaaaagaaattgacaAAGGTTCCTGGTTGTAGTTGGATTGTAGTGGGACAGACAACAAATTTGTTTGTTGCTGGGGATAAGTCTCATCCTAATGCTAGTGAAATCATTGCGGCTTTAAAGTATTTGGCCGCAGTAATGAAAGAAGAGGGCTATGTTGATGAGACAGATTCTATCTTTAATGAAGAAGAATGA